A genomic segment from Nicotiana tabacum cultivar K326 chromosome 9, ASM71507v2, whole genome shotgun sequence encodes:
- the LOC107794853 gene encoding root phototropism protein 3 has translation MWESETESVSGRDYGNGVLSSTKHGVKTDGFEQKGQSWYVATDIPSDLLVQIGDVSFHLHKYPLLSRSGKMNRIIYDSRDEELSKIILDDLPGGPEAFELAAKFCYGIAVDLTATNISGLRCAAEYLEMTEDLEEGNLIFKTEAFLSYVVLSSWRDSILVLKSCAKLSPWAENLQIVRRCSESIAWKACANPKGIKWQYTGKHPNVSSPKWNEMKDSSPSRNQQVVPPDWWFEDVSILRIDHFVRVITAIKVKGMRHELIGAALMHYAAKWLPGLIKEGSGSSDEGSNSNNSNGSSSNSWKGGLHMIVSGTRDEVPSVQAKDQRMIIESLISIIPQQKDSVSCSFLLRLLRMANLLKVAPALVTELEKRVGMQFEQATLADLLIPSYNKTDTLYDVDLVQRLLEHFLVQEQTEGSSPSRSSFSDKHMHDGNQRGSNLNAKMRVARLVDSYLTEVSRDRNLSLTKFQVLAEALPESARTCDDGLYRAIDSYLKAHPTLSEHERKRLCRVMDCQKLSIDACMHAAQNERLPLRVVVQVLFSEQVKISNAISNNSLKDAGDSHYQPLVSNRKSLLEATPQSFQEGWTTAKKDINTLKFELETVKTKYLELQNDMDSLQRQFDKITKPKQSSAWTSGWKKLSKLTKMTNLESHEIGSQVPNAELTRKTPRRWRNSIS, from the exons ATGTGGGAATCAGAGACTGAGTCTGTTAGTGGAAGAGACTATGGGAATGGAGTTCTCAGCAGTACCAAACATGGAGTCAAGACTGATGGTTTTGAGCAAAAAGGACAGTCTTG GTATGTAGCAACTGATATCCCCAGTGACCTTTTAGTTCAAATTGGAGATGTTAGTTTCCACTTACACAAG TATCCTTTGCTTTCTAGAAGTGGAAAGATGAACAGAATCATATATGACTCAAGGGATGAAGAATTGAGCAAAATAATTTTAGATGACCTACCAGGTGGACCTGAGGCATTTGAGTTAGCTGCAAAGTTCTGCTATGGAATTGCTGTTGATCTCACAGCAACCAATATCTCCGGCCTACGTTGTGCAGCAGAGTACCTAGAAATGACTGAGGACTTAGAAGAAGGAAACCTTATATTCAAGACTGAAGCTTTCCTCAGCTATGTGGTTTTATCATCATGGAGAGACTCCATACTGGTATTGAAGAGTTGTGCCAAGTTATCACCATGGGCAGAAAACCTCCAAATCGTTCGAAGATGCAGCGAGTCCATCGCTTGGAAAGCCTGCGCCAATCCAAAAGGAATAAAATGGCAATACACAGGCAAACACCCTAATGTTTCCAGCCCAAAATGGAACGAAATGAAGGATTCTAGCCCGAGCAGAAACCAGCAAGTAGTACCTCCTGATTGGTGGTTTGAAGATGTGTCTATTCTCAGGATTGATCACTTTGTCAGAGTGATTACTGCTATTAAGGTAAAGGGTATGAGACATGAACTAATTGGTGCTGCCCTTATGCACTATGCTGCTAAATGGCTCCCGGGCCTAATTAAAGAAGGATCAGGATCGTCGGATGAAGGTAGCAATAGCAATAATAGTAATGGCAGTAGTAGCAATAGTTGGAAAGGGGGTCTTCATATGATAGTGTCAGGAACTAGAGATGAAGTACCAAGTGTTCAGGCCAAAGATCAAAGGATGATTATCGAAAGCCTAATTAGCATAATCCCACAACAGAAGGACAGCGTCTCGTGTAGCTTCCTTCTTCGTCTTTTGAGAATGGCAAACCTGTTGAAAGTGGCTCCTGCTCTTGTGACAGAATTGGAGAAACGAGTCGGGATGCAATTTGAGCAGGCTACATTGGCTGATCTTCTCATACCGTCCTATAATAAGACCGACACCTTGTACGATGTTGATCTTGTTCAGAGGCTTTTGGAACATTTCTTAGTTCAAGAACAGACAGAAGGTTCAAGCCCCAGTAGAAGTTCATTCTCCGATAAACATATGCATGATGGAAATCAAAGGGGTAGCAATCTCAATGCTAAGATGAGAGTAGCAAGGCTTGTGGACAGTTACCTCACAGAAGTATCCAGAGATAGAAATCTTTCCTTGACAAAATTTCAGGTCTTGGCAGAGGCTTTGCCGGAATCAGCAAGAACTTGTGATGATGGATTATATCGAGCAATTGATTCCTATCTTAAG GCCCATCCAACTCTCTCCGAACATGAGAGAAAGCGGCTGTGCAGGGTGATGGACTGCCAGAAACTCTCTATTGATGCTTGCATGCACGCTGCTCAGAACGAACGGCTCCCACTAAGAGTAGTGGTGCAAGTCCTATTTTCTGAGCAGGTGAAGATCAGCAATGCAATATCCAACAACTCACTCAAAGATGCAGGAGATTCTCATTATCAGCCTCTGGTATCAAACCGCAAATCATTGCTCGAAGCAACACCACAATCATTTCAAGAGGGATGGACTACAGCCAAGAAAGACATCAATACTCTTAAGTTTGAACTCGAGACTGTGAAAACTAAGTACCTAGAACTCCAAAACGACATGGATAGCTTACAAAGACAGTTTGATAAGATCACAAAGCCAAAGCAATCCTCGGCATGGACTTCAGGGTGGAAAAAGTTAAGCAAGCTCACCAAGATGACAAATTTAGAATCCCATGAAATTGGTTCGCAGGTCCCAAATGCTGAACTGACAAGGAAGACACCTAGAAGATGGAGAAATTCCATTTCCTGA